A single genomic interval of Actinomycetes bacterium harbors:
- a CDS encoding aldehyde dehydrogenase family protein, with product MPTGVPHHAWKGARWEDVYARCRSAAPEAFEPDRVRNLWSGEWQLAGKPAGATSPVDGGPIAGPPMLELGQAFEAVAAAAAEHRRWAKVDLDERRARVARCVEQLEAHRELLALLLVWEIGKPWRQALTSVDRTASGVRWYLDEIEPMVAGRGPLAGPVSNIASWNYPLSVLVHAMLVQLLAGNAVIAKTPTDGGLCALTLATAFLRRCDLPVTLLSGSGSRLSPALVLSDDIGCLAFVGGRDAGGQIASQLVQTDKRHMLEQEGLNAWGVWEFSGWDGLARHLKKGFEYGKQRCTAYPRYVVQRSLFDRFLAMYLQVARSLTFGHPLAVVDPDDEPPELDFGPLINAAKVAELTQEVDLAVQMGGVPLFRGSLDDGWFLPGQDTSAYLPPVALLEPPGASALGHAEPFGPVDTIVLVDSRAELLAEMNASNGSLVASVACDDEQLARQLAAEVHAFKVGINVPRSRGDKAEPFGGRGSSWKGAFVGGEHLVHAVTQGPPGERLYGNFPDYQRYPTV from the coding sequence ATGCCCACGGGAGTTCCGCATCATGCCTGGAAGGGTGCGCGCTGGGAGGACGTGTACGCGCGCTGCCGCTCGGCTGCGCCCGAAGCATTCGAGCCGGACCGGGTGCGCAACCTCTGGAGCGGTGAGTGGCAGCTGGCCGGGAAGCCGGCCGGGGCCACCAGCCCCGTCGACGGTGGTCCGATCGCTGGACCGCCGATGCTCGAGCTCGGTCAGGCCTTCGAGGCCGTCGCCGCGGCAGCCGCCGAACACCGGCGGTGGGCCAAGGTCGACCTGGACGAGCGGCGTGCACGCGTCGCCCGGTGCGTGGAGCAACTCGAGGCCCACCGCGAGCTGCTCGCCCTGCTGCTGGTCTGGGAGATCGGCAAGCCCTGGCGCCAGGCGCTCACCTCGGTGGACCGGACCGCCTCTGGGGTGCGCTGGTACCTGGACGAGATCGAGCCGATGGTGGCCGGCCGCGGGCCGCTGGCCGGTCCGGTCTCCAATATCGCGTCCTGGAACTACCCGCTGAGCGTCCTGGTCCACGCGATGCTGGTCCAGCTGCTCGCCGGCAACGCGGTGATCGCCAAGACGCCGACCGACGGCGGGTTGTGCGCGCTCACCCTCGCCACCGCGTTCCTGCGCCGCTGCGATCTCCCGGTCACCCTGCTCAGCGGTTCGGGGTCGCGGCTGTCGCCGGCACTGGTGCTCAGCGACGACATCGGCTGCCTGGCGTTTGTGGGCGGCCGGGACGCCGGCGGCCAGATCGCCAGCCAGCTCGTCCAGACCGACAAGCGCCACATGCTCGAGCAGGAGGGCCTGAACGCCTGGGGCGTCTGGGAGTTCAGCGGCTGGGACGGCCTGGCCCGGCACCTGAAGAAGGGCTTCGAGTACGGCAAGCAGCGCTGCACCGCCTACCCGCGCTACGTGGTCCAGCGCTCCCTGTTCGACCGGTTCCTGGCCATGTACCTCCAGGTCGCCCGGTCGCTCACCTTCGGCCACCCGCTGGCGGTGGTCGACCCGGACGACGAGCCGCCCGAGCTGGACTTCGGGCCGCTCATCAATGCAGCCAAGGTGGCCGAGCTCACCCAGGAGGTCGACCTGGCCGTGCAGATGGGCGGGGTCCCGCTGTTCCGGGGCTCACTGGACGACGGCTGGTTCCTGCCCGGGCAGGACACGTCGGCCTACCTGCCGCCGGTTGCCCTGCTGGAGCCACCCGGGGCCAGCGCCCTCGGCCATGCCGAGCCGTTCGGTCCGGTGGACACGATCGTGCTGGTCGACTCGCGTGCCGAGCTACTGGCAGAGATGAACGCCTCCAACGGCTCCCTGGTGGCCTCGGTCGCCTGCGACGACGAGCAGCTCGCCCGCCAGCTCGCGGCCGAGGTCCACGCCTTCAAGGTCGGGATCAACGTCCCCCGCTCCCGGGGCGACAAGGCCGAGCCGTTCGGCGGACGGGGCTCGTCCTGGAAGGGCGCGTTCGTCGGCGGCGAGCACCTGGTCCACGCCGTCACCCAAGGGCCGCCTGGCGAGCGCCTGTACGGCAACTTCCCCGACTACCAACGCTACCCAACGGTCTGA
- a CDS encoding BREX system ATP-binding domain-containing protein, which yields MSGPLTATEAWEDRQVAARRAVEALRSGVPSRAAVATLGSAQTDIEDRFVALLDQVREGPVGAPRPGGLLMGGGFGSGKSHLLEHLTHLALQADFVVSRVVISKETPLHDPVKVFRAAVESALLPQGYEQGSALAEAAVALDADSAAWVELSRWVNSPQSELNERFAATLLLFGRLGANDGELAEAIIRFWSGDPIRVADLRRRLRETGEARFALPAVAARDLARQRLRFAARLFTAAGYAGWVVLFDEVELIGRYSVQQRGRSYAELARWVRGDETDPGLPLVAVLAMTDDFEAAVVSGKNDRDVVPAKLRARQTHESDEVAARAELGMRVIDREMLLLAPPDAAELDRAYARLKELHGEAFGWDPPDVAGLERLAATRMRQYVRAWINEWDLVRLDPEFTPATEVVGEAVATALGYREDAELEGSERDDLTPN from the coding sequence ATGAGCGGTCCGCTGACAGCCACGGAAGCCTGGGAAGACCGGCAGGTCGCGGCGCGTCGCGCCGTGGAGGCGCTGCGTTCGGGCGTGCCGAGCCGGGCAGCGGTGGCAACCCTGGGGTCGGCCCAGACCGACATCGAAGACCGGTTCGTCGCGCTGCTGGATCAGGTCCGGGAAGGTCCGGTGGGGGCACCGCGTCCGGGCGGCCTGCTCATGGGAGGCGGGTTCGGCTCAGGCAAGAGCCACCTGCTCGAGCACCTGACGCATCTCGCCCTGCAGGCCGACTTCGTGGTGAGCAGGGTGGTGATCAGCAAGGAGACACCGCTGCACGACCCGGTCAAGGTGTTCCGCGCGGCGGTTGAGAGCGCGTTGCTGCCCCAGGGGTACGAGCAGGGCTCGGCGCTGGCCGAGGCGGCGGTCGCGCTCGACGCCGACAGCGCCGCCTGGGTCGAGCTGTCCCGCTGGGTGAACTCCCCTCAGAGCGAGCTCAACGAGCGTTTCGCAGCGACGCTGCTGCTGTTCGGCCGGCTCGGTGCCAACGACGGGGAGCTGGCCGAGGCGATCATCCGGTTCTGGTCCGGCGACCCGATCCGCGTGGCCGACCTGCGCCGCCGGCTGAGAGAGACCGGAGAGGCGCGCTTCGCCCTGCCGGCCGTTGCCGCGCGCGACCTCGCGCGACAGCGGTTGCGCTTTGCCGCGCGCCTGTTCACCGCGGCCGGCTACGCCGGGTGGGTGGTGCTGTTCGACGAGGTCGAGCTGATCGGCCGCTACTCGGTGCAGCAGCGGGGCCGCTCCTACGCGGAGCTGGCTCGCTGGGTGCGGGGCGACGAGACCGACCCCGGTCTCCCACTGGTCGCCGTGCTGGCCATGACCGACGACTTCGAGGCGGCGGTGGTGTCGGGCAAGAACGACCGTGACGTGGTGCCGGCGAAGCTGCGAGCACGCCAGACCCACGAATCCGACGAGGTCGCCGCTCGGGCCGAGCTGGGCATGCGCGTCATCGACCGGGAGATGCTTCTGCTTGCGCCCCCCGACGCCGCGGAGCTGGATCGCGCCTACGCACGCTTGAAGGAGTTGCACGGCGAGGCGTTCGGCTGGGACCCGCCCGATGTCGCCGGGTTGGAGCGCCTGGCTGCCACGAGGATGCGCCAGTACGTGCGGGCGTGGATCAACGAGTGGGACCTGGTCCGGCTCGACCCCGAGTTCACGCCCGCCACCGAGGTGGTGGGCGAGGCCGTCGCGACTGCCCTCGGCTACCGGGAGGACGCCGAGCTCGAGGGCTCCGAGCGTGACGACCTGACCCCGAACTGA
- a CDS encoding BREX system ATP-binding domain-containing protein, translating into MTTRPPEGELPIGGAGLGVDEYLEFLHKEYLADFIRRGGASVKVAVVGGDQVAERLHAGLAAAARAEGYLFAAVDAASDRVHLVDQVFFAVARQVDWHALATSAVRAAYDAAAFPVPDADALAPGAPGAPGAPGLAQPEPSGGLTVPAVAAAYDVNPRELYRSVRRQLEQALLGDTGLAHEFRLAMLRLCQAELGAGDVDVVERDAVLGWLRGERVPLPALRSALIYGRIGRHNARSLLASLARWLPTVGTAGLVIGFDLARLAVGRRPPVEQREGVYYSKAAVLDAYEVVRQLIDATDSLSSVLMAVVMPPELVTDEVRGLPAYSALQLRVADEVRDRRRTNPYAALVRLDVRLEVIR; encoded by the coding sequence ATGACGACACGGCCGCCCGAAGGCGAGCTGCCGATCGGTGGTGCGGGCCTCGGCGTCGACGAGTACCTGGAGTTCCTCCACAAGGAGTACCTGGCCGACTTCATCCGCCGGGGTGGCGCCTCGGTCAAGGTCGCGGTCGTCGGTGGCGACCAGGTTGCCGAGCGGCTCCATGCGGGTCTGGCCGCGGCCGCCAGGGCCGAGGGCTACCTGTTCGCCGCGGTCGACGCCGCCAGCGACCGAGTGCACCTGGTCGACCAGGTCTTCTTTGCAGTCGCCCGCCAGGTCGACTGGCACGCCCTCGCCACGAGCGCCGTGCGCGCCGCCTATGACGCGGCCGCCTTCCCCGTTCCCGACGCGGATGCCCTGGCTCCCGGCGCTCCCGGCGCTCCCGGCGCTCCCGGCCTGGCGCAACCCGAGCCGTCGGGCGGGCTGACCGTCCCTGCCGTCGCCGCCGCCTATGACGTGAACCCTCGGGAGCTGTATCGCAGCGTGCGCCGCCAGCTCGAGCAGGCGCTGCTCGGCGACACCGGCCTTGCTCACGAGTTCCGGCTCGCGATGCTCCGGCTCTGCCAGGCCGAGCTGGGGGCTGGTGACGTCGACGTGGTCGAGCGCGACGCCGTGCTCGGCTGGCTGCGCGGGGAGCGGGTGCCACTGCCGGCGCTGCGCTCGGCGCTCATCTATGGCCGGATCGGCCGGCACAACGCGCGGTCGCTGCTGGCGAGCCTCGCGCGCTGGCTCCCGACCGTCGGTACGGCCGGGCTGGTGATCGGTTTCGACCTCGCCCGACTGGCGGTCGGCCGGCGGCCGCCGGTCGAGCAGCGCGAGGGCGTGTACTACTCCAAGGCGGCCGTGCTGGATGCCTACGAGGTGGTCCGCCAGCTCATCGACGCCACCGACAGCCTGTCGTCGGTGCTCATGGCCGTGGTGATGCCGCCTGAGCTGGTCACCGACGAGGTGCGGGGCCTCCCGGCCTACAGTGCGCTGCAGCTCCGCGTCGCTGACGAGGTGCGCGACCGCCGGCGGACCAATCCGTACGCGGCCCTGGTCCGCCTCGACGTCCGGCTGGAGGTGATCCGATGA
- a CDS encoding leishmanolysin-related zinc metalloendopeptidase, protein MATYETYQARADAGRAQALAATTSPFTIEVRFLGGLNAAQQAAFTAAADRWTRVIVGDLPSVLVDGEVIDDVVINAQGVDIDGPGRILGQAGPTHIRPASAGAAAFLTAKGIMSFDIADLAKMEANGTLNDVITHEMGHVLGIGTLWERKALLKRAGTSNPTFAGPGAMEEYRVLRHAQRRRRVPVENTGGPGTADGHWRETVFRSELMSGFIAAPGNPLSRMTTASLGDLGYQVDLDAAEPYALPDLLALAEAGELVAHAAPTDDGVVLPVIPMVLPPDSLEVRPSGGR, encoded by the coding sequence GTGGCCACCTACGAGACCTACCAGGCACGAGCTGATGCGGGGCGGGCCCAGGCGCTTGCCGCGACCACCTCGCCGTTCACCATCGAGGTCCGGTTCCTCGGGGGGCTGAACGCCGCTCAGCAGGCCGCGTTCACTGCGGCTGCCGACCGCTGGACCAGGGTGATCGTCGGTGACCTCCCGAGCGTGCTGGTCGACGGCGAGGTCATCGACGACGTCGTGATCAACGCCCAGGGCGTCGACATCGACGGTCCGGGCAGGATCCTCGGTCAGGCGGGCCCAACCCACATCCGGCCCGCGTCGGCGGGCGCCGCGGCGTTCCTCACCGCCAAGGGGATCATGTCGTTCGACATCGCCGACCTGGCGAAGATGGAGGCCAACGGCACGCTGAACGACGTCATCACCCACGAGATGGGCCACGTACTCGGCATCGGTACCCTGTGGGAGCGCAAGGCCCTGCTCAAGCGGGCCGGCACCTCGAACCCGACCTTCGCCGGGCCCGGTGCCATGGAGGAGTACCGCGTGCTCCGCCACGCCCAGCGCCGCAGGCGGGTGCCGGTCGAGAACACCGGTGGGCCTGGGACCGCCGACGGCCACTGGCGGGAGACGGTGTTTCGCAGCGAGCTGATGTCGGGCTTCATTGCCGCGCCTGGCAACCCGCTGAGCCGGATGACCACGGCGAGCCTCGGCGACCTCGGCTACCAGGTCGACCTCGACGCCGCCGAGCCGTACGCGCTGCCGGACCTCCTCGCGCTCGCCGAGGCGGGCGAGCTGGTGGCCCACGCCGCCCCGACCGACGACGGCGTCGTGCTACCCGTCATCCCGATGGTCCTCCCGCCCGACAGCCTCGAGGTCCGCCCGTCGGGAGGGCGGTGA